A genomic segment from Candidatus Brocadia sinica JPN1 encodes:
- a CDS encoding bacteriohemerythrin: MEKILWGENFSVGVLVLDKQHQQIVMLVNTLIEMNDTKVDSEIISDTLTKMTQYASDHFRTEEQYMLDYDYPEYPSQKKQHQEFKKKTVDFCVETMVHKVTVPAEIFTYLKSWWTNHILKEDMKYKEFFNARGLR; the protein is encoded by the coding sequence ATGGAAAAGATACTATGGGGCGAAAACTTTAGTGTCGGCGTCCTGGTCCTGGATAAACAACACCAGCAAATCGTCATGCTGGTAAATACCTTGATTGAGATGAATGACACAAAAGTTGATTCAGAAATTATCTCGGATACATTGACTAAAATGACCCAATATGCCAGCGATCATTTTAGGACAGAGGAGCAATACATGCTCGATTATGATTATCCGGAGTATCCGTCACAAAAAAAACAACACCAGGAATTCAAGAAAAAGACCGTTGATTTCTGCGTGGAAACTATGGTGCATAAAGTAACTGTCCCAGCGGAAATATTCACGTATTTAAAATCGTGGTGGACAAATCATATCCTGAAAGAAGACATGAAATACAAAGAATTCTTTAATGCAAGAGGCCTGAGGTAA
- a CDS encoding methyltransferase yields MKNQATRKFSQKDQIPLQLHMMHLATGHFRTQAIYVAAKLGIADLLKDGSKTVDELSNATKAHACSLYRLLRALASIDIFREEEDGRFCLTPLATTLRSDSMNSVLPGVLLAGSEFHWGAWGNLFYSVMTGESAFEHIHGMRFFDYLPKNPDDGATFDAWMTRSSEMQIYAIMNSYDFSMYQTIVDIGGGHGSLLAAILQTNPHLKGILFDMPEVLKAAKKFRNAGIDTRCEMTGGDMFKSIPQGGDLYILKTIIHDWSDELSIKILRNCHTAMTDHARLLVIESIVPTGNQPHLSKFMDLNMLVLNHGGRERTESEYRTLFHAAGFRLTNIIKTPSPLSLIEGIWIAEGFSSI; encoded by the coding sequence ATGAAAAACCAGGCAACCCGCAAGTTCTCCCAGAAAGATCAAATACCATTGCAACTGCACATGATGCATCTGGCAACCGGCCACTTTCGAACCCAAGCCATTTATGTTGCCGCAAAGCTAGGCATTGCCGACCTGCTCAAGGACGGATCAAAGACCGTTGATGAACTAAGCAATGCCACGAAAGCTCATGCTTGCTCACTTTACCGACTCCTGCGTGCCCTTGCCAGCATTGATATTTTTCGAGAAGAGGAAGACGGCCGCTTTTGTCTGACTCCACTTGCAACCACACTCCGGAGCGATAGCATGAATTCCGTATTGCCGGGTGTGCTCCTGGCAGGTTCAGAGTTTCATTGGGGAGCCTGGGGCAATCTGTTCTATTCAGTAATGACCGGAGAAAGCGCATTTGAACATATACACGGTATGCGTTTCTTTGACTATCTCCCCAAAAATCCGGATGACGGAGCGACCTTTGATGCATGGATGACACGGTCATCGGAAATGCAGATTTACGCAATCATGAATAGCTATGATTTCTCCATGTATCAAACAATTGTAGATATTGGAGGCGGCCATGGCAGCCTCCTTGCCGCAATTTTACAGACAAATCCGCATCTGAAAGGCATTTTGTTCGATATGCCTGAGGTTCTAAAAGCAGCAAAGAAATTCAGAAATGCCGGAATCGATACACGATGTGAAATGACCGGAGGTGATATGTTCAAGTCTATACCACAGGGTGGCGACCTTTATATACTCAAAACCATTATACACGACTGGAGTGATGAATTATCGATAAAGATCCTTAGAAATTGCCATACTGCGATGACAGACCACGCCCGGTTGCTGGTAATTGAGTCTATCGTCCCCACGGGGAATCAGCCTCACCTCAGCAAATTCATGGATTTGAACATGTTGGTATTGAACCACGGCGGCCGGGAACGCACCGAATCTGAATATCGGACACTATTCCATGCAGCCGGCTTCAGACTTACGAATATTATTAAAACACCTTCACCGTTGAGCTTAATTGAAGGTATATGGATAGCGGAAGGATTTTCTTCAATTTAG